The genomic DNA TCCCGGACTTGCGGCACCTGCTAGTGGTGAAATAGAAGACGATACCGGATGGAAGGTGCTTGTGGGGCCAAGGGACTCCTCAGGACTACCTGAATACCTTGAGAAACTTGCATCGGAGTAGAGGGGGTGGTCCGGTGAAGATGCTGATGGTCATTGACCCTGCAAGGTGCAGTGGCTGCGATGACTGCATAAATGCATGCAAAAAGACCCATGGAGTTGCAAGGGTAAGGAAGGCCGACAGGATGCCTGTATTCTGTCTTCAGTGCCACCCTGAGAAGGCTCCATGTGCAAGGATATGCCCCGTTGGCGCCATAAGGGAGGTTGACGGGGCGCTTGTGGTTGATGAGGACGCATGCATACTCTGCAAGCTATGTATGGTTGCCTGCCCCGCAGGAATGGTGGTCCTTGACTCTGAAAAGAAATCAGCAGAAAAATGTACGCTCTGTATGGATGCCGACTGTCTCTTACCTGCATGTGTGGATGCATGTAAGGAGAATGTCCTTAAACTGGTATCTGTGGATGACCTTGCTGATCTCAGGGATCACATGGAGTTCAGCGAGGTCCTTGAGGAGGCAATGAAGATCTACAGGGGCAAAGTTTAGGGGACTAGATTTCCACGTGAAGGGTGTTTATCAACACCCTCATATATTTGTAGGACTCAGTAATGTTTTCAAGGCGGCCCCTGAAGTACATATAATATATGTAACCCTTCTTTTTGAAGATGAATGCCACTATCCTGTCTTTCTTTGTTTCACCGGTTACCATGTATCCATGTTCGCTGTCCACGGTAACGGAGCCCCTTGTGATGTTAAAAAGACCCCTCATGTTCAGAACGTCAATCAAGATATCTGAAAATTCTTCAGCAGTCACTCCAGAGGCTTCCTTTCTCTTAACGGATATTTTAAGCCCATGTTCCTTACATGAACCTGTAATGAGTTTTTCACCATCCTCAACCTCCAGGAGGTCCCAGAAAATGGGGTACTTGAAGCTTATCTCCCCATTATCGAATCTCTCAAGGTATGGTTCCACATCGATCAGGTCTATTGCT from Methanothermobacter sp. includes the following:
- a CDS encoding 4Fe-4S dicluster domain-containing protein codes for the protein MLMVIDPARCSGCDDCINACKKTHGVARVRKADRMPVFCLQCHPEKAPCARICPVGAIREVDGALVVDEDACILCKLCMVACPAGMVVLDSEKKSAEKCTLCMDADCLLPACVDACKENVLKLVSVDDLADLRDHMEFSEVLEEAMKIYRGKV